In Plantibacter sp. PA-3-X8, one DNA window encodes the following:
- a CDS encoding DUF11 domain-containing protein translates to MQQHTGRRSHRARWRNRWGAPSAGRATMGIIGVTVLSALSLVGVGSSAQALPGTPGTPQSGSIVYAEDFENGATSPTYIEDYVGADGTRYTADASWRDHAQCNGNVTSFASSAEPQCFAESASGEGRTRQLAWALGAGDTTNHSVSAWTSQQNLTMNPPNAVEFATVDPIALTSAGRFLTTSVDLAAVSCNASQQPVLEFFLTDDQGDAHSVGAVNGCTAAGSRSVTAPATGAAGAENVRVGTYVSPGAVLLPGATVGIVARNLTGGGTAGNDHAFDNIQVLDVSPQLDKSFSPASVVAGETSTLTLTITNTDELAAKNGWSFTDALPAGLTIADGDASTTCPSGVVTAPEGGSSIDVTGNLSQGMTSCAVTVEVTSPVAGTFTNGPDNITSVGLNPPADATVEFVPQAPAITVVKSASPAAAEYAVGDEITYSFLVTNTGNVPLTDVQVDEGAFTGTGDLSDVVCPPGAATLAPAAAVTCEATYTMTQADIDAGTVSNSATATGTPPQGQPPVSPPSEVTIPGVAQAPALTVAKSATPTTVANAGEDVTYSFLVTNTGNVTLSDVSIIEGDFTGTGELSDVVCPAAADSLAPAATVTCEASYTVTQADVDAGSVTNSATATGTPPAGGTPPVSPPSETTVEFPAAPAITVAKSATPTTVANAGEDVTYSFLVTNTGNVTLTNVGVVEGDFTGTGELSQVVCPPAAGSLAPAATVTCEATYTVTQADVDAGSVTNSATATGTPPNGGTPPVSPPSETTVAFPATPAITVVKSADAMAQDGLAVGQVVTYSFLLTNTGNVTLTNPTVVEGEFSGAGELSDVVCPAEAASLAPGATITCEATYTVVQADVDAGLITNSATATATPPNSVNGVPPVSPPSEVTIPSPPVPGLSVVKTADVERATTAGQVITYSFQVTNTGNVTLRDVAVEEGDFTGTGTLAAIACPTGTALLAPGLQVVCTATYTVTQADLNAGSIHNTAFGTGVTPGGESFTSDPSTATVSTPGPVLASTGTTVAPLVVGAAILLLLGTGLVIRRRLVTGR, encoded by the coding sequence ATGCAGCAGCACACGGGTCGAAGGAGTCACCGCGCACGGTGGCGGAACCGGTGGGGGGCACCGTCCGCCGGTCGCGCGACCATGGGGATCATCGGGGTGACCGTCCTGTCGGCCCTCTCGCTCGTCGGGGTCGGCTCGAGCGCGCAGGCGCTGCCCGGGACCCCGGGGACGCCGCAGTCGGGATCGATCGTCTACGCCGAGGACTTCGAGAACGGAGCGACGTCGCCGACGTACATCGAGGACTACGTCGGCGCCGACGGCACGCGCTACACCGCGGACGCCTCCTGGCGCGACCACGCCCAGTGCAACGGCAACGTGACGAGCTTCGCCTCGTCAGCGGAGCCGCAGTGTTTCGCGGAATCGGCGTCCGGTGAAGGACGCACGCGGCAGCTCGCCTGGGCCCTCGGCGCCGGCGACACGACCAACCACTCCGTGAGCGCCTGGACGTCGCAGCAGAACCTCACCATGAACCCGCCGAACGCGGTCGAGTTCGCGACCGTCGACCCGATCGCGCTCACAAGCGCCGGCCGGTTCCTCACGACCTCGGTGGACCTCGCCGCGGTGTCCTGCAACGCGTCGCAGCAGCCCGTCCTCGAGTTCTTCCTCACCGACGACCAGGGCGACGCGCACTCCGTCGGTGCCGTCAACGGGTGCACCGCAGCCGGTTCCCGCTCCGTCACCGCGCCGGCGACCGGTGCGGCCGGGGCGGAGAACGTCCGCGTCGGCACCTACGTCTCGCCGGGAGCCGTCCTGCTCCCCGGGGCGACCGTCGGCATCGTCGCCCGCAACCTGACCGGCGGCGGCACGGCCGGCAACGACCACGCCTTCGACAACATCCAGGTGCTCGACGTCTCCCCGCAGTTGGACAAGTCGTTCAGCCCGGCGAGCGTCGTCGCCGGTGAGACGTCCACGCTGACCCTCACGATCACGAACACCGACGAGCTCGCGGCGAAGAACGGCTGGTCCTTCACGGACGCGCTGCCCGCCGGCCTGACGATCGCCGACGGCGACGCCTCGACCACCTGCCCGTCGGGTGTGGTCACCGCGCCCGAGGGCGGCTCGTCGATCGACGTCACCGGGAACCTCAGCCAGGGCATGACCTCCTGCGCCGTCACCGTCGAGGTCACGTCGCCCGTCGCCGGGACGTTCACGAACGGTCCCGACAACATCACGAGCGTGGGCCTCAACCCGCCGGCCGACGCCACGGTCGAGTTCGTGCCGCAGGCTCCCGCGATCACCGTCGTGAAGTCCGCGTCACCCGCTGCTGCGGAGTACGCCGTCGGCGACGAGATCACCTACTCCTTCCTCGTCACCAACACCGGCAACGTGCCGCTCACCGACGTCCAGGTCGACGAGGGCGCGTTCACCGGGACCGGTGACCTCTCCGACGTCGTCTGCCCGCCGGGAGCGGCGACGCTCGCCCCCGCGGCGGCCGTCACCTGCGAGGCCACCTACACGATGACGCAGGCCGACATCGATGCCGGGACCGTCTCCAATTCGGCCACCGCGACCGGGACCCCGCCGCAGGGCCAGCCACCGGTCTCACCGCCGTCCGAGGTCACCATCCCGGGCGTGGCCCAGGCCCCGGCGCTCACCGTCGCGAAGTCGGCGACGCCGACGACGGTCGCGAACGCCGGCGAGGACGTCACCTACTCGTTCCTCGTCACCAACACCGGCAACGTCACCCTCTCCGACGTCTCGATCATCGAGGGCGACTTCACCGGCACCGGCGAGCTCTCCGACGTGGTCTGCCCGGCCGCAGCCGACTCGCTCGCCCCGGCGGCGACCGTCACCTGCGAAGCGAGCTACACGGTCACGCAGGCCGACGTCGACGCCGGCTCGGTGACCAACTCGGCGACCGCGACCGGCACCCCGCCGGCAGGCGGCACTCCCCCGGTCTCACCGCCGTCGGAGACCACGGTCGAGTTCCCCGCCGCGCCCGCCATCACGGTGGCGAAGTCCGCGACGCCGACCACGGTCGCGAACGCCGGCGAGGACGTCACCTACTCGTTCCTCGTCACCAACACCGGCAACGTCACGCTGACGAACGTCGGGGTCGTCGAGGGCGACTTCACCGGCACCGGTGAGCTGTCCCAGGTCGTCTGCCCGCCGGCGGCCGGCTCGCTCGCTCCCGCCGCGACGGTCACCTGCGAGGCCACCTACACGGTGACCCAGGCCGACGTCGATGCGGGATCGGTCACGAACAGCGCGACCGCGACCGGCACCCCGCCGAACGGTGGCACTCCCCCGGTCTCGCCGCCGTCGGAGACCACCGTCGCGTTCCCGGCGACACCCGCCATCACGGTCGTGAAGTCGGCCGATGCGATGGCCCAGGACGGCCTCGCGGTCGGCCAGGTCGTCACCTACTCCTTCCTCCTCACCAACACCGGGAACGTCACGCTGACGAACCCGACGGTGGTGGAAGGGGAGTTCTCCGGCGCCGGCGAGCTGTCCGACGTCGTCTGCCCGGCCGAAGCCGCTTCGTTGGCACCGGGCGCGACGATCACCTGCGAGGCCACCTACACGGTCGTGCAGGCCGACGTCGACGCGGGGCTGATCACGAACTCGGCGACCGCGACGGCGACGCCGCCGAACAGCGTGAACGGTGTCCCGCCGGTCTCGCCGCCGTCCGAGGTCACGATCCCGTCGCCGCCCGTCCCCGGCCTCTCGGTGGTCAAGACGGCCGACGTCGAGCGGGCCACGACTGCGGGACAGGTCATCACCTACTCGTTCCAGGTGACGAACACCGGCAACGTCACGCTGCGTGACGTCGCGGTCGAGGAAGGTGACTTCACCGGCACCGGGACGCTCGCCGCGATCGCCTGCCCGACGGGCACGGCGCTCCTCGCCCCCGGGCTCCAGGTCGTCTGCACCGCGACCTACACGGTCACCCAGGCGGACCTGAACGCGGGCTCGATCCACAACACCGCGTTCGGGACCGGCGTGACGCCGGGCGGCGAGTCGTTCACCTCCGACCCGTCCACGGCGACCGTGAGCACGCCGGGTCCGGTGCTCGCCTCGACCGGTACGACCGTCGCACCACTGGTGGTCGGAGCGGCGATCCTGCTGCTGCTCGGTACCGGACTCGTCATCCGACGCCGCCTCGTCACCGGGCGCTGA
- a CDS encoding amino acid deaminase, translating into MMTELARRAETEPSTVLEEHSWLGAAIDEDTVAGRFASWGASTVIDEHTGGPVIPRALFEALHARAGLAVVWPVGNAGLLHVYGYLLSAVPTPYGLKRDRWLDGALARAFGLPDDEFVPWARASSLLSRVTAAAQDLLARPVRTADGPSGRMRLALGDPTDTDAVALVYGIDERLITTFPVASGAAVLEEWDADPGRRRWNAAVEG; encoded by the coding sequence ATGATGACGGAGCTCGCGCGACGAGCAGAGACCGAACCCTCGACCGTGCTCGAGGAGCACTCCTGGTTGGGTGCGGCGATCGACGAGGACACGGTGGCAGGCCGGTTCGCCTCGTGGGGTGCGTCGACCGTCATCGACGAGCACACGGGCGGGCCCGTGATCCCACGTGCGCTGTTCGAGGCGCTGCATGCGCGCGCCGGCCTCGCCGTGGTCTGGCCGGTCGGGAACGCCGGGCTCCTCCACGTCTACGGCTACCTGCTCTCGGCGGTCCCGACACCCTACGGGTTGAAACGCGACCGCTGGCTGGACGGAGCGCTCGCGCGCGCGTTCGGGCTCCCCGACGACGAGTTCGTCCCGTGGGCCCGGGCGTCGTCCCTGCTGTCGCGGGTGACGGCGGCCGCGCAGGACCTGCTCGCACGACCGGTACGGACGGCCGACGGCCCGTCCGGTCGGATGCGTCTGGCGCTCGGCGACCCGACGGACACCGACGCCGTCGCGCTCGTGTACGGCATCGACGAGCGCCTGATCACGACCTTCCCGGTCGCCTCCGGAGCAGCGGTGCTGGAGGAGTGGGACGCCGACCCGGGACGACGCCGGTGGAACGCGGCTGTCGAAGGCTGA
- a CDS encoding HAD family hydrolase, with product MAPTILFDFDGTLALGDGPITAFARAIAERTGDSEFAMRAEAALAAFATGETDARDGYDAVTRIAREAGVGADVIGASYDDSRAMLGSSEAAVDSPDGLPAFLETLGTHARLVLATNAPGDGITALLHSWGVAEVFDAVHFTVGKPAGLVPLIRDALAAGPVLAVGDIVENDLAPAAELGADTALVGATFERSTATATMRGRSLADLYDQIIAWAAAASRHPDASQTSTPAPSAS from the coding sequence GTGGCCCCCACCATCCTCTTCGATTTCGACGGCACCCTCGCCCTCGGCGACGGGCCGATCACGGCCTTCGCCCGCGCCATCGCCGAGCGCACCGGCGACTCCGAGTTCGCGATGCGTGCCGAGGCGGCCCTCGCCGCGTTCGCGACCGGCGAGACCGACGCCCGCGACGGGTACGACGCCGTGACCCGGATCGCGCGCGAAGCCGGCGTCGGTGCCGACGTCATCGGCGCGTCCTACGACGACTCGCGCGCGATGCTCGGCTCGAGCGAAGCGGCGGTCGACTCCCCCGACGGCCTGCCCGCGTTCCTCGAGACGCTGGGCACCCACGCCCGACTCGTCCTGGCGACGAACGCCCCCGGCGACGGCATCACGGCGCTCCTCCATTCCTGGGGCGTCGCCGAGGTGTTCGACGCCGTGCACTTCACCGTCGGGAAGCCGGCAGGCCTCGTCCCGCTCATCCGTGACGCGCTCGCCGCCGGCCCCGTCCTCGCCGTCGGCGACATCGTCGAGAACGACCTCGCTCCCGCCGCCGAGCTGGGCGCCGACACCGCCCTCGTCGGCGCGACCTTCGAGCGCTCGACGGCCACCGCCACGATGCGTGGGCGTTCACTCGCCGACCTGTACGACCAGATCATCGCCTGGGCCGCAGCCGCATCGCGCCACCCCGACGCCTCCCAGACCTCCACTCCCGCTCCGTCCGCCTCCTGA
- the phnD gene encoding phosphate/phosphite/phosphonate ABC transporter substrate-binding protein codes for MRKTLLLTGVAAVAALALAGCSPAASSPSASGTASWPDSITISLVPSVEGEDLAEALDPLTSYLSENLGIKVNGVVATDYAATVEALGSDQAQVIITDAGSLYNATERYDANLVLRDVRFGATSYASVAYTNNPDKYCAEAPVMVTYAASGTPLSYCNGIEPGADAATGAGPAALKALDKISKGTKVALQAATSPAGYQYPVVAMRDAGIDTDADITQVPVEGNNNAVLSVYNGDAEVSFGYWDARTTVLKEAPDVADKVVAFAYTEMIPNGGVAVSKSLPADLTKQLTKLMAGYAGSSDAAKKVMFDLVGLSGWTDKTAPDEITRYGEILDQFSN; via the coding sequence ATGCGCAAGACCCTGCTCCTCACCGGCGTCGCGGCCGTCGCCGCCCTCGCCCTCGCCGGCTGCAGCCCCGCCGCCTCGTCGCCGTCGGCATCGGGCACGGCGTCCTGGCCCGACTCCATCACCATCTCGCTCGTGCCGTCGGTGGAGGGCGAGGACCTCGCCGAAGCCCTCGACCCGCTCACCAGCTACCTGTCGGAGAACCTCGGCATCAAGGTCAACGGGGTCGTCGCGACCGACTACGCCGCGACCGTCGAGGCCCTCGGCAGCGACCAGGCGCAGGTCATCATCACCGACGCGGGCTCGCTCTACAACGCGACCGAGCGCTACGACGCGAACCTCGTCCTGCGCGACGTCCGCTTCGGCGCGACCTCGTACGCGTCGGTCGCCTACACGAACAACCCCGACAAGTACTGCGCCGAAGCGCCGGTCATGGTCACCTACGCGGCGAGCGGCACCCCGCTCTCGTACTGCAACGGCATCGAGCCCGGCGCAGACGCTGCGACCGGCGCAGGGCCGGCGGCACTGAAGGCCCTCGACAAGATCTCGAAGGGCACCAAGGTCGCCCTGCAGGCCGCGACCTCGCCCGCCGGATACCAGTACCCCGTGGTCGCCATGCGTGACGCCGGCATCGACACGGACGCCGACATCACCCAGGTGCCGGTCGAGGGCAACAACAACGCGGTCCTCTCCGTCTACAACGGCGACGCCGAGGTCTCGTTCGGCTACTGGGACGCGCGCACGACCGTCCTCAAGGAGGCGCCCGACGTCGCCGACAAGGTCGTCGCGTTCGCCTACACCGAGATGATCCCCAACGGCGGCGTCGCCGTCTCGAAGTCGCTCCCGGCCGACCTCACCAAGCAGCTCACCAAGCTCATGGCGGGCTACGCGGGCTCCTCCGACGCGGCGAAGAAGGTCATGTTCGACCTCGTCGGCCTCTCCGGCTGGACCGACAAGACCGCACCGGACGAGATCACCCGCTACGGCGAGATCCTCGACCAGTTCTCGAACTGA
- the phnC gene encoding phosphonate ABC transporter ATP-binding protein, with amino-acid sequence MNTDQHRAEARAQLAASASWSIRLDDVSVTYPNGTKALRNVSLDIAAGEMVSVVGLSGSGKSTLIRTINGLVPATSGTVAVGPHTVTGLRGRQLRRLRGHVGMIFQGFNLADRTSVYRNVLVGRFASTPTYRNLLGLTTAADRELALRSLQSVGMLDKVWTRAAQLSGGQKQRVAIARALTQQPSVMLADEPVASLDPPTAHTVMNDLRRVNTETGLTVLVNIHLMDLARTYTTRMIGLRDGELVYDGSAADATEADFERIYGRPIQPDDRLDR; translated from the coding sequence ATGAACACTGATCAGCATCGCGCGGAGGCCCGAGCCCAGCTCGCGGCCTCCGCGTCGTGGTCCATCCGTCTCGACGACGTCTCGGTCACCTACCCGAACGGCACGAAGGCGCTCCGCAACGTCTCACTCGACATCGCCGCCGGTGAGATGGTCTCCGTCGTGGGGCTCTCCGGCTCCGGCAAGTCGACGCTCATCCGCACGATCAACGGCCTCGTGCCGGCGACGAGCGGGACCGTCGCCGTCGGGCCGCACACCGTCACCGGTCTGCGCGGCCGGCAGCTCCGTCGGCTGCGCGGGCACGTCGGCATGATCTTCCAGGGCTTCAACCTGGCCGACCGGACGAGCGTGTACCGCAACGTGCTCGTCGGCCGGTTCGCCAGCACCCCGACGTACCGGAACCTCCTCGGCCTGACCACCGCCGCCGACCGGGAGCTCGCTCTGCGCTCGCTCCAGTCGGTCGGCATGCTCGACAAGGTCTGGACTCGCGCGGCGCAGCTCTCCGGCGGGCAGAAGCAGCGGGTCGCGATCGCCCGCGCCCTCACGCAACAGCCGAGCGTCATGCTCGCCGACGAGCCCGTCGCGAGCCTCGACCCGCCGACCGCGCACACGGTGATGAACGACCTGCGCCGGGTGAACACCGAGACGGGTCTCACGGTGCTCGTGAACATCCACCTCATGGACCTCGCTCGCACCTACACGACCCGCATGATCGGGCTCCGCGACGGCGAACTCGTCTACGACGGCTCCGCAGCCGACGCGACCGAGGCGGACTTCGAGCGGATCTACGGTCGCCCCATCCAGCCCGATGATCGGCTCGACCGATGA
- the phnE gene encoding phosphonate ABC transporter, permease protein PhnE — protein sequence MTTTGTDRNLPPVTDWRLPPRPSTRLRTALIIGAVAAFTIATCLPAIGGVQLDFGALISHWDNGSGLLLQLFQPDFAFLPRTVQPMLETLQMALVGAVAAALLSVPLTLWAAAPTNPNGLSRRILRAIVNVIRAVPDLVYATILVAMVGVGALPGLLTLFLFDLGIIVKLVSEAIDSADHPYIEAGKAAGGTQTQINRVTVLPQVWPLFANQWLYTLELNVRISAILGIVGAGGIGRLLDERRAFYAYDDVSVIVLEILVVVVLIEVASNLLRRRLV from the coding sequence ATGACGACGACGGGAACCGACCGGAACCTGCCACCCGTGACCGACTGGCGGCTGCCGCCCAGGCCGAGCACCCGGCTGCGGACCGCGCTCATCATCGGGGCCGTGGCCGCCTTCACGATCGCCACCTGCCTCCCGGCGATCGGCGGCGTGCAGCTCGACTTCGGCGCGCTCATCTCCCACTGGGACAACGGATCCGGTCTGCTCCTCCAGCTCTTCCAACCCGACTTCGCCTTCCTGCCACGGACGGTGCAACCGATGCTCGAGACGCTGCAGATGGCGCTCGTGGGTGCGGTGGCCGCTGCGTTGCTGTCCGTCCCACTGACGCTGTGGGCGGCGGCGCCGACGAACCCGAACGGCCTGTCGCGTCGCATCCTGCGCGCGATCGTCAACGTCATCCGAGCGGTGCCCGACCTCGTCTACGCGACCATCCTCGTCGCCATGGTCGGCGTCGGCGCGCTGCCCGGCCTCCTGACGCTCTTCCTCTTCGACCTCGGCATCATCGTCAAACTCGTCTCCGAGGCGATCGACTCCGCCGACCACCCGTACATCGAGGCCGGCAAGGCCGCCGGTGGGACGCAGACGCAGATCAACCGCGTCACCGTCCTCCCGCAGGTCTGGCCGCTGTTCGCGAACCAGTGGCTGTACACCCTCGAGCTCAACGTCCGCATCTCCGCCATCCTCGGCATCGTCGGCGCCGGCGGCATCGGTCGGCTGCTCGACGAACGGCGGGCGTTCTACGCCTACGACGACGTCTCGGTGATCGTCCTCGAGATCCTCGTCGTCGTCGTGCTCATCGAGGTCGCGTCCAACCTGCTGCGGAGGCGACTCGTATGA
- the phnE gene encoding phosphonate ABC transporter, permease protein PhnE has translation MTANDPNTVLPRRPSRLVPTLASVAVGIVVIAATAGLPIDWRDLGTVPAQLVHFGGLMFESPNWEKLPRALTEMWRSISMAWIGAILCVLVSIPLGMLAAGSVGPVWLRLPLRGVFAVIRAVPEVIIALILLTITGLTPFTGALALGIAGIGTQGKWVYETIESVQEGASEAVRAAGGGTAEVTRWALWPAAAPALLSLALYRFEINIRTSAVLGLVGAGGIGSMLANYTNYRQWDTVGMLLIVVVVVTMTMDAISGAIRRRITRGPGIARTTRTALPARTTRSRNVDRVR, from the coding sequence ATGACCGCGAACGATCCGAACACCGTGCTCCCCCGCCGTCCCTCGCGACTCGTCCCGACCCTCGCGTCCGTCGCCGTCGGGATCGTCGTCATCGCCGCGACCGCCGGCCTGCCGATCGACTGGCGCGATCTCGGCACCGTCCCGGCGCAGCTCGTGCACTTCGGCGGACTCATGTTCGAGAGCCCGAACTGGGAGAAGCTGCCGCGGGCCCTCACCGAGATGTGGCGGTCGATCTCGATGGCCTGGATCGGCGCGATCCTCTGCGTCCTCGTCTCGATCCCGCTCGGCATGCTCGCCGCAGGGTCGGTCGGTCCGGTCTGGCTGCGGCTGCCGCTGCGTGGGGTGTTCGCCGTCATCCGCGCGGTCCCGGAGGTGATCATCGCCCTCATCCTGCTCACGATCACCGGGCTCACCCCGTTCACGGGCGCGTTGGCCCTCGGGATCGCCGGCATCGGCACCCAGGGGAAGTGGGTCTACGAGACGATCGAGTCGGTGCAGGAGGGCGCCTCGGAGGCCGTCCGCGCTGCCGGTGGCGGTACCGCCGAGGTGACGCGCTGGGCGCTCTGGCCCGCCGCCGCCCCGGCGCTGCTGTCGCTCGCGCTCTACCGGTTCGAGATCAACATCCGCACCTCGGCGGTCCTCGGGCTCGTCGGCGCGGGCGGGATCGGCAGCATGCTGGCGAACTACACCAACTATCGCCAGTGGGATACAGTCGGGATGCTGCTGATCGTGGTGGTCGTCGTGACCATGACGATGGACGCGATCTCGGGTGCCATCCGACGCCGGATCACCCGGGGCCCCGGCATCGCCCGTACCACCCGTACCGCCCTTCCCGCCCGCACGACGAGGAGCCGCAATGTGGACAGGGTCCGCTGA
- a CDS encoding MurR/RpiR family transcriptional regulator, producing MWTGSADAPPTARIAMLAPSLQPSERRVAETVAEDIEASIERTAQEVADLAGVGRATVIRTAQSLGYEGYPQLRVALTREVALGTPTARDDGDDTMLGTLRGAIDHFAGRLGQTTSAMTEETLERFVRVLDEAPRLLIAANGLSSPLGSDLAMRLISAGRPAEYLPDTLGQQIAATHLGPGAACLVLSGSGANRASVDVAAAARASGATVLAITSFPRSAVAELADVALVVAPIDATFRDELVHTSRAAIMLVTESVVGLLVGRRGDRAQRAQSATLAVISGSLSDDASD from the coding sequence ATGTGGACAGGGTCCGCTGACGCCCCGCCGACGGCCCGGATCGCGATGCTCGCGCCGTCGCTCCAGCCGAGCGAGCGCCGAGTGGCCGAGACGGTGGCCGAGGACATCGAGGCGAGCATCGAGCGCACCGCCCAGGAGGTCGCCGACCTCGCCGGCGTCGGCCGCGCCACCGTCATCCGCACCGCGCAGTCGCTCGGGTACGAGGGCTACCCGCAGCTGCGTGTCGCCCTCACCCGCGAGGTCGCGCTCGGGACACCGACCGCCCGCGACGATGGCGACGACACGATGCTCGGCACCCTCCGCGGGGCCATCGACCACTTCGCCGGTCGCCTCGGCCAGACGACGTCGGCGATGACGGAGGAGACGCTCGAACGGTTCGTCCGCGTGCTCGACGAAGCGCCGAGACTGCTCATCGCGGCGAACGGCCTCTCGTCACCGCTCGGTTCCGATCTGGCGATGCGGCTCATCTCCGCAGGCCGGCCGGCCGAGTACCTGCCCGACACCCTCGGGCAGCAGATCGCCGCCACCCATCTCGGCCCGGGCGCGGCGTGTCTGGTCCTGTCGGGCTCGGGCGCGAACCGGGCGTCCGTCGACGTGGCCGCGGCAGCTCGAGCGAGTGGCGCGACCGTCCTCGCGATCACCTCCTTTCCGCGCTCGGCCGTCGCCGAACTCGCCGATGTCGCGCTCGTGGTCGCTCCCATCGACGCGACCTTCCGGGACGAACTCGTGCACACCTCCCGGGCGGCCATCATGCTCGTGACGGAATCCGTGGTCGGGCTGCTCGTGGGCCGACGTGGCGATCGTGCGCAGCGCGCCCAGTCGGCGACGCTCGCGGTCATCAGCGGCTCGCTGTCGGACGACGCTTCGGACTGA
- a CDS encoding ABC transporter substrate-binding protein: MPRHRLRRHLLTAVIAATGSLLALTGCAGPATTPTADTDATLRVGLVLEPSDLNIRTTSGVALEQVLIDNVYQGLVSRTPDNEIVDTLAERHEVSTDGLTYTFVLRDGVTFHDGAPLTAADVVDSLTQVQQNAAFVDHLDLEQLQSVTAVDDRTVRLQLSSPDSDLLWALTGRAGLVLQAGADNDLSTTANGTGPFTLASWKQGDSITVERNDDYWGDAPKVKEVVFSYIPDSSSAVNATLAGEVDVQIGLDANLRDQVARTDGLTIVEGKTTDKYTLAFNNQRAPLDDPLVRQALRTAIDHAAIVEAVGGAAALQYGPIPELDPGYEDLSDVVTYDPEAAKALLAQAGQEDLALTLTVPNHYGTAATNVLVSQFKAIGVTLTVDSVEFPTWLNDVYTNHDYDLSLVNHVEARDIRHWADPDYYFGYDNPTVQSLVAEARAATDPEAADERLREAAALVSKDHAADWLYTGITLTVVRDGVTGFPTDFVSEHLDLRDVAVTD; the protein is encoded by the coding sequence ATGCCCCGTCACCGACTGCGTCGTCACCTGCTCACCGCCGTGATCGCGGCCACCGGTTCCCTGCTCGCCCTCACCGGCTGCGCGGGCCCAGCCACGACACCCACCGCGGACACCGACGCGACGCTCCGCGTGGGTCTCGTCCTCGAGCCGTCGGACCTGAACATCCGGACGACCTCCGGCGTCGCACTCGAGCAGGTCCTCATCGACAACGTCTACCAGGGGCTGGTCTCGCGCACACCGGACAACGAGATCGTCGACACCCTCGCCGAACGCCACGAGGTCAGCACCGACGGGCTCACCTACACCTTCGTCCTCCGCGACGGCGTGACCTTCCACGACGGCGCTCCACTGACCGCCGCCGACGTGGTCGACTCGCTCACGCAGGTGCAACAGAACGCGGCGTTCGTCGACCACCTCGACCTGGAACAGCTCCAGAGCGTCACGGCGGTCGACGACCGCACCGTCCGCCTGCAGCTCAGCTCCCCCGACTCCGACCTGCTGTGGGCGCTGACGGGTCGCGCGGGGCTCGTCCTCCAGGCCGGGGCGGACAACGACCTGTCGACGACGGCGAACGGCACCGGCCCGTTCACGCTCGCGTCCTGGAAGCAGGGCGACAGCATCACCGTCGAGCGGAACGACGACTACTGGGGTGACGCTCCGAAGGTGAAGGAGGTCGTCTTCAGCTACATCCCCGATTCGTCCTCGGCCGTCAACGCGACGCTCGCCGGCGAGGTCGACGTGCAGATCGGTCTCGATGCGAACCTGCGGGACCAGGTCGCTCGTACCGACGGCCTGACGATCGTCGAGGGGAAGACGACCGACAAGTACACCCTCGCCTTCAACAACCAGCGCGCACCGCTCGACGACCCCCTCGTCCGGCAGGCGCTCCGCACGGCCATCGACCACGCTGCGATCGTCGAGGCGGTCGGCGGCGCCGCGGCCCTGCAGTACGGACCGATCCCGGAGCTCGACCCCGGCTACGAGGACCTCAGCGACGTCGTGACCTACGACCCGGAGGCGGCGAAGGCGCTCCTCGCCCAGGCCGGCCAGGAGGACCTCGCGCTCACGCTCACCGTCCCGAACCACTACGGCACCGCCGCCACCAACGTCCTGGTGTCGCAGTTCAAGGCCATCGGCGTCACCCTCACGGTCGACAGCGTCGAGTTCCCCACGTGGTTGAACGACGTCTACACGAACCACGACTACGACCTCAGTCTCGTGAACCACGTCGAGGCACGCGACATCCGGCACTGGGCGGACCCGGACTATTACTTCGGCTACGACAACCCGACGGTGCAGTCGTTGGTCGCCGAGGCCAGGGCTGCGACCGACCCCGAGGCCGCCGACGAACGACTCCGCGAAGCCGCAGCGCTGGTCTCGAAGGACCACGCCGCAGACTGGCTCTACACCGGGATCACCCTCACCGTCGTGCGCGACGGCGTCACCGGTTTCCCCACCGACTTCGTCAGCGAGCACCTCGACCTCCGGGACGTCGCCGTCACCGACTGA